A genomic segment from Curtobacterium sp. MCSS17_007 encodes:
- a CDS encoding ATP-dependent DNA ligase, protein MGQLIYDGEVLDLRVDDRALTHLQIVIVNLLRRDHRFVFSWKDDVLHGDGRSSIWLHPNVALRFSFSGSRVPSINRSWLEELYAAATSGAGLVLVPEPPDTSTAADSAWSQAVAPGAAESSTAGDTK, encoded by the coding sequence ATGGGACAGCTCATCTACGACGGCGAGGTGCTCGACCTCCGCGTCGACGATCGCGCGTTGACGCACCTGCAGATCGTCATCGTCAACCTGCTCCGACGCGACCACCGGTTCGTGTTCTCGTGGAAGGACGACGTGCTCCACGGCGACGGTCGGAGTTCGATCTGGTTGCACCCGAACGTCGCACTCCGGTTCTCCTTCTCGGGCAGTCGGGTGCCGTCGATCAACCGGAGCTGGCTCGAGGAGCTGTACGCCGCGGCGACGTCGGGGGCCGGTCTCGTACTCGTGCCGGAACCGCCGGACACGAGCACGGCGGCCGACTCGGCGTGGTCCCAGGCGGTGGCGCCGGGCGCCGCGGAGTCGTCGACGGCGGGCGACACGAAGTAG
- a CDS encoding hydroxymethylglutaryl-CoA synthase produces the protein MTAQQQAAQQQPAQQQPAPQQTLRVGIHDIAIATGHHVLELDDLAERLGVDPAKYHVGIGQDAFSVPAPDEDIVTMGAAAAKEVIDRHGVEGIRTVLFATESGVDQSKAAGVFVHGLLGLPKNVRVVELKQACYGGTAAVQLALGIIARAPQERVLVIAADVARYDVDTAAEPTQGAGAAAILVSADPDLIDIEPAAGVFTADVDDFWRPNDRSTALVDGRLSVSAYVDAFVGAWDDLASQGGPAYEDIVRFVHHQPFTKMALKAHRKLTQHVGVPFDESELAIGFTYNKQTGNTYTASLWIGLAALLDLDDDLGGERIAMFSYGSGSVGELMTGIVRPAYREHRRQGRVRALLEARVPLTVDAYRELHAAGAATSVDVERPRVTTAPYRFVGVRGGARHYEATAQD, from the coding sequence ATGACCGCCCAGCAGCAGGCCGCCCAGCAGCAGCCCGCCCAGCAGCAGCCCGCACCGCAGCAGACCCTGCGCGTCGGCATCCACGACATCGCCATCGCCACCGGGCACCACGTGCTCGAGCTCGACGACCTGGCCGAGCGCCTCGGCGTCGACCCGGCGAAGTACCACGTCGGCATCGGGCAGGACGCCTTCAGCGTGCCCGCCCCCGACGAGGACATCGTCACGATGGGTGCCGCGGCCGCGAAGGAGGTCATCGACCGCCACGGCGTCGAGGGCATCCGCACCGTGTTGTTCGCCACCGAGTCGGGCGTCGACCAGTCCAAGGCCGCCGGTGTCTTCGTGCACGGGCTGCTCGGCCTGCCGAAGAACGTCCGCGTCGTCGAGCTGAAGCAGGCCTGCTACGGCGGGACCGCCGCCGTGCAGCTCGCCCTCGGGATCATCGCTCGCGCCCCGCAGGAGCGTGTCCTCGTCATCGCGGCGGACGTCGCGCGCTACGACGTCGACACCGCGGCCGAGCCCACGCAGGGCGCCGGAGCCGCTGCGATCCTGGTGTCCGCGGACCCGGACCTCATCGACATCGAGCCGGCCGCGGGTGTGTTCACCGCAGACGTCGACGACTTCTGGCGGCCGAACGACCGCTCCACGGCACTCGTCGACGGCCGGCTGTCCGTCAGCGCCTACGTCGACGCGTTCGTCGGCGCCTGGGACGACCTGGCGTCGCAGGGCGGTCCGGCGTACGAGGACATCGTGCGCTTCGTGCACCACCAGCCGTTCACGAAGATGGCGCTCAAGGCGCACCGGAAGCTCACGCAGCACGTCGGTGTGCCGTTCGACGAGTCCGAGCTCGCGATCGGCTTCACCTACAACAAGCAGACCGGCAACACGTACACGGCCTCGCTCTGGATCGGGCTCGCGGCGCTGCTCGACCTCGACGACGACCTGGGTGGCGAGCGCATCGCGATGTTCAGCTACGGCTCGGGCAGCGTCGGCGAGCTCATGACCGGCATCGTCCGGCCCGCCTACCGGGAGCACCGCCGGCAGGGTCGCGTCCGCGCACTGCTCGAGGCGCGTGTGCCGTTGACGGTCGACGCGTACCGCGAGCTGCACGCCGCGGGCGCGGCGACGAGCGTGGACGTCGAGCGGCCCCGTGTCACGACGGCGCCCTACCGCTTCGTCGGCGTGCGCGGTGGCGCGCGGCACTACGAGGCGACCGCACAGGACTGA
- a CDS encoding hydroxymethylglutaryl-CoA reductase, with the protein MTDLLTPIPTKWVGPIRVSGNAVEGEHEVPLATYESPLWPSVGRGARISRMVEGGIVATVVDERMTRSVVVKADSAAAAHIAAGRILARQDELEQIVAGQSRFAKLIEVHPEIVGDLLFLRFAFTTGDASGHNMVTQAADRLLPAILGWEPGLRYVSVSGNFCTDKKATAVNGIRGRGRNTIAEIVIPGEIVEKRLRSSAERIAELNVAKNLVGSTIAGALRSANAHYANMLLGFYLATGQDAANIVEGSQGITYAEARGDDLYFSTALPHLIVGTVGNGKGGDLPVVEDALVRLGCREEREPGANARRLAALCAATVLCGELSLLAAQTNPGELMAAHVAMERRGSKPAGGAA; encoded by the coding sequence ATGACCGACCTGCTGACCCCGATCCCCACGAAGTGGGTGGGGCCGATCCGTGTGAGCGGCAACGCCGTCGAGGGCGAGCACGAGGTGCCGCTCGCCACGTACGAGTCGCCGCTGTGGCCGTCCGTCGGTCGCGGTGCCCGCATCTCGCGCATGGTCGAGGGCGGGATCGTCGCGACCGTGGTCGACGAGCGGATGACCCGATCCGTCGTCGTCAAGGCGGACAGCGCCGCCGCCGCGCACATCGCCGCCGGTCGGATCCTGGCACGCCAGGACGAGCTCGAGCAGATCGTCGCCGGGCAGAGCCGGTTCGCGAAGCTCATCGAGGTGCACCCCGAGATCGTCGGCGACCTGCTGTTCCTGCGCTTCGCCTTCACCACGGGTGACGCTTCCGGCCACAACATGGTGACGCAGGCGGCGGACCGGCTGCTGCCCGCGATCCTCGGCTGGGAGCCGGGCCTGCGGTACGTCAGCGTCTCGGGCAACTTCTGCACCGACAAGAAGGCGACGGCGGTGAACGGCATCCGTGGCCGCGGCCGGAACACGATCGCCGAGATCGTGATCCCCGGCGAGATCGTCGAGAAGCGACTGCGCTCGAGCGCCGAGCGGATCGCCGAGCTCAACGTCGCGAAGAACCTGGTCGGGTCGACCATCGCCGGGGCCCTGCGCTCCGCCAACGCGCACTACGCGAACATGCTCCTCGGCTTCTACCTGGCCACCGGGCAGGACGCTGCGAACATCGTCGAGGGCTCCCAGGGCATCACCTACGCCGAGGCCCGCGGCGACGACCTGTACTTCTCGACCGCGCTGCCGCACCTGATCGTCGGCACGGTCGGCAACGGCAAGGGCGGGGACCTGCCCGTCGTCGAGGACGCCCTCGTCCGCCTCGGCTGCCGCGAGGAGCGCGAGCCCGGTGCGAACGCTCGCCGCCTGGCCGCGCTGTGCGCCGCGACCGTCCTCTGCGGCGAGCTGTCGTTGCTCGCCGCGCAGACCAACCCGGGCGAGCTGATGGCGGCGCACGTCGCCATGGAACGGCGCGGGTCGAAGCCCGCAGGAGGTGCAGCATGA
- a CDS encoding phosphomevalonate kinase yields MIEFRAHGKLFVAGEYAVVEPGQPSVLIALDRAITARVTEGHGSGSVHSEEYGHLPLTWTRDEDGLALDREHHPYDYVMATIDLVERLRAERGIAPRFHDLRIESQLDDASGRKFGLGSSAAVTVATVGALDRFYGIGLSQRDRFRVALLATIRVNPRASGGDLAASTFGGWLRYSAPDRERLAGMLDDRPVSDVLADADAWDGFDVQRLPAPKGLELLVGWTGSPASTTKLVGVVRRHRNGGYQTFLDDSRACVDDLTTGLQTGDATITLDALRRARTLMQRLGESVGSQIETERLATLCDVVEAAGGAAKPSGAGGGDCGIALVPADTDLAGIHRAWEAHDIRHLSVAVQAPEGSVE; encoded by the coding sequence GTGATCGAGTTCCGCGCCCACGGCAAGCTGTTCGTCGCGGGCGAGTACGCCGTCGTCGAGCCCGGGCAGCCGTCCGTGCTCATCGCCCTCGACCGGGCCATCACCGCCCGGGTCACCGAGGGCCACGGCTCGGGCAGCGTGCACTCCGAGGAGTACGGACACCTCCCGCTCACCTGGACGCGCGACGAGGACGGGCTCGCGCTCGACCGCGAGCACCACCCGTACGACTACGTGATGGCGACGATCGACCTGGTCGAGAGGCTCCGTGCCGAACGCGGCATCGCCCCGCGCTTCCACGACCTGCGCATCGAGAGCCAGCTCGACGACGCCAGCGGCCGGAAGTTCGGGCTCGGCTCCTCGGCCGCGGTCACCGTGGCCACCGTCGGCGCACTCGACCGGTTCTACGGCATCGGCCTCTCCCAGCGTGACCGCTTCCGTGTCGCCTTGCTCGCCACCATCCGCGTCAACCCTCGGGCGTCCGGCGGCGACCTCGCCGCGAGCACGTTCGGCGGCTGGCTCCGCTACAGCGCCCCGGACCGGGAGCGTCTCGCCGGCATGCTCGACGACCGACCCGTGTCCGACGTCCTCGCCGACGCCGACGCGTGGGACGGGTTCGACGTGCAGCGCCTGCCGGCACCGAAGGGCCTCGAACTGCTCGTGGGCTGGACGGGTTCCCCGGCGTCCACGACGAAGCTCGTCGGCGTGGTCCGCAGGCACCGCAACGGCGGCTACCAGACGTTCCTCGACGACAGCCGCGCCTGCGTCGACGACCTGACCACGGGCCTCCAGACCGGTGACGCCACGATCACCCTCGACGCCCTGCGACGGGCGCGGACGCTCATGCAGCGGTTGGGGGAGTCGGTCGGGTCGCAGATCGAGACCGAGCGGCTCGCGACGCTGTGCGACGTCGTCGAGGCGGCCGGCGGGGCGGCGAAGCCGTCCGGTGCCGGCGGCGGCGACTGCGGCATCGCGCTCGTCCCGGCGGACACCGACCTCGCCGGCATCCACCGCGCCTGGGAGGCGCACGACATCAGACACCTCAGCGTCGCGGTGCAAGCGCCCGAAGGGAGCGTCGAATGA
- the mvaD gene encoding diphosphomevalonate decarboxylase — MTATAVAHPNIALVKYWGKADAQLALPATGSVSMGLDVFPTTTTVTLDTAADADSLVLNGGAAPAGALLRVQQFLDLVRDLAGSSDRAAVVSENTVPTGAGLASSASGFAALATAAASAYGLDLSERDLSRLARRGSGSATRSIPGGVSVWHAGDDQGSFAERVPAPPMAMVVVTISAGEKAIGSREAMRRTIATSPFYPAWVTSTTETVGEMLDACAAGDFTRIGELTESNALRMHATIEGAFPPIRYLNARSVAVFDAVAELRAAGTEAYATADAGPNVVVLTKPEDRGAVATALAGLGDVIESGTGPGARVVRSEGTEAPGVGAVRPEETAE, encoded by the coding sequence ATGACCGCCACCGCCGTCGCGCACCCCAACATCGCGCTCGTGAAGTACTGGGGCAAGGCCGACGCCCAGCTCGCCCTGCCCGCGACCGGCAGCGTGTCGATGGGCCTCGACGTGTTCCCGACGACGACCACCGTGACGCTCGACACCGCGGCGGACGCGGACTCCCTCGTGCTCAACGGCGGCGCGGCCCCCGCCGGTGCGCTGCTCCGCGTGCAGCAGTTCCTCGACCTCGTCCGCGACCTGGCCGGATCCAGCGACCGGGCGGCCGTCGTCTCCGAGAACACCGTGCCGACCGGTGCCGGGCTGGCCTCGAGCGCGTCGGGCTTCGCCGCGCTCGCGACCGCGGCGGCGTCGGCGTACGGTCTCGACCTCTCCGAACGCGACCTGTCCCGGCTCGCGCGGCGCGGTTCGGGCTCGGCGACCCGGTCGATCCCCGGCGGTGTGTCGGTCTGGCACGCGGGGGACGACCAGGGTTCGTTCGCCGAGCGCGTCCCCGCGCCGCCGATGGCCATGGTCGTCGTGACGATCTCCGCCGGCGAGAAGGCGATCGGCTCGCGCGAGGCGATGCGCCGCACGATCGCGACCTCGCCGTTCTACCCGGCGTGGGTGACGTCGACGACCGAGACCGTGGGGGAGATGCTCGACGCCTGCGCCGCCGGCGACTTCACGCGCATCGGGGAGCTGACCGAGAGCAACGCGCTCCGCATGCACGCCACGATCGAGGGCGCCTTCCCGCCCATCCGGTACCTGAACGCCCGGAGCGTCGCCGTGTTCGATGCCGTCGCCGAGCTGCGTGCCGCCGGCACCGAGGCGTACGCCACCGCCGACGCCGGCCCGAACGTCGTCGTGCTCACCAAGCCGGAGGACCGCGGCGCCGTCGCGACCGCGCTCGCCGGCCTGGGAGACGTCATCGAGTCGGGCACCGGACCAGGCGCACGCGTCGTCCGCTCCGAAGGAACGGAGGCACCCGGAGTGGGTGCCGTCCGACCGGAGGAGACCGCCGAGTGA
- the mvk gene encoding mevalonate kinase codes for MTSNDTDSTATPGAGPSLRTGSASSHGKTILIGEHAVVYGAPALVLPVLDVRVTATVTPVTPDDGSRLESTVHTGPLDTAPAAVLPTVTAVTATLRHLGAEEQHVHVRVDSAVPTARGMGSSAAVAAAVTAAVADVFGRTLDPEEHHELVQECERVAHGRPSGLDARGVVAEVPVWFEDGVVEPVPLGAVFTFVVADTGVPGHTREAVAAVRERHDADPAAVDGVVAAIGDLARRARGTLEDGDAQALGATMDAAHELLTALDVSSADLDRLVDAARRADALGAKLTGGGRGGCVLALVADGEHADRVAAALRAAGATETWTTTIGARA; via the coding sequence ATGACCAGTAACGACACCGACAGCACCGCGACCCCGGGAGCAGGACCGAGCCTCCGCACCGGGTCAGCGTCGTCCCACGGCAAGACCATCCTGATCGGCGAGCACGCCGTGGTGTACGGCGCCCCCGCCCTCGTGCTCCCCGTGCTCGACGTCCGCGTGACCGCGACGGTGACCCCGGTGACGCCCGACGACGGCAGCCGACTCGAGTCGACCGTGCACACCGGGCCCCTCGACACCGCACCCGCGGCGGTGCTGCCGACGGTGACCGCCGTGACCGCGACGCTCCGCCACCTCGGCGCCGAGGAGCAGCACGTGCACGTCCGTGTCGACAGTGCCGTACCGACCGCCCGCGGCATGGGGTCGAGCGCCGCGGTGGCCGCCGCCGTCACCGCCGCCGTGGCCGACGTCTTCGGCCGCACCCTCGACCCTGAGGAGCACCACGAGCTCGTGCAGGAGTGCGAGCGCGTCGCCCACGGCCGACCCTCCGGACTCGACGCCCGGGGGGTCGTCGCCGAGGTACCGGTCTGGTTCGAGGACGGCGTGGTCGAGCCCGTCCCGCTCGGCGCGGTGTTCACCTTCGTCGTCGCGGACACCGGTGTCCCGGGCCACACGCGCGAGGCCGTGGCGGCGGTCCGCGAACGGCACGACGCCGACCCGGCGGCGGTCGACGGCGTCGTCGCGGCGATCGGCGACCTGGCGCGACGCGCACGGGGGACACTCGAGGATGGCGACGCCCAGGCCCTGGGTGCCACCATGGACGCCGCGCACGAACTGCTCACCGCCCTCGACGTGTCGAGCGCGGACCTCGACCGGCTCGTCGACGCCGCACGCCGTGCGGACGCCCTCGGCGCGAAGCTCACCGGCGGTGGGCGTGGTGGATGCGTCCTCGCGCTCGTCGCGGACGGAGAGCACGCCGACCGCGTGGCCGCCGCACTCCGCGCCGCCGGTGCGACGGAGACCTGGACCACCACGATCGGAGCCCGCGCTTGA